The following are encoded together in the Candidatus Tumulicola sp. genome:
- a CDS encoding glycosyltransferase: MDRLRIGFFTEIYRPVVNGVVASIEALAQGLEARGHSTFCFAPHMPGFVEPDGPVFRMPSLPLPTKTPYRLTLPLVARRNVNNVIKRLSIVHAHSPFVTGWTGLHYARRYRIPLVFTYHTQLEEYAHYVPFERNATRYAASQLTRTFGNLADAVVVPTASMARRLREVGVRTRIEIVPSAIDVAWFAAGRRSDAVRASAGAGPRERLLLCVSRLGKEKNIEVLLAALAGADPSLRLAIAGEGPDRERLEALASELNVMGRTRFLGAQPRERLPDLYASCDAFCMPSTSETQGLVLVEALAAGALPIAADVPQSRDVLAGEGTYAKPTADGFSRAFEGVELDPGASARRRANGNADRFGIDRHVDRMLELYRDLMVCDRIA; the protein is encoded by the coding sequence GTGGACCGGTTGCGAATCGGCTTTTTTACCGAGATCTACCGCCCCGTCGTGAATGGTGTTGTGGCGTCGATCGAGGCGTTGGCACAGGGGTTGGAAGCGCGCGGCCACTCGACGTTTTGCTTCGCGCCGCACATGCCCGGATTCGTCGAGCCGGACGGCCCGGTTTTTCGAATGCCGTCTTTGCCGCTGCCGACGAAGACACCGTATCGCCTCACCCTGCCGCTGGTCGCGCGCCGCAACGTGAATAACGTTATCAAGCGCTTGTCGATCGTGCACGCGCACTCACCATTCGTTACCGGATGGACCGGGCTGCATTACGCTCGCAGGTACCGCATACCGCTGGTGTTTACGTATCACACGCAGTTGGAAGAGTACGCGCACTACGTTCCTTTCGAGCGCAACGCGACGCGCTACGCGGCCTCGCAACTAACGCGCACGTTCGGTAACCTAGCCGATGCGGTAGTCGTACCGACGGCATCGATGGCTCGCCGGCTGCGGGAGGTGGGCGTGCGCACCCGGATCGAGATCGTCCCCAGTGCTATCGACGTTGCGTGGTTCGCGGCCGGCCGGCGCAGTGATGCCGTCCGGGCGTCGGCCGGCGCCGGCCCACGCGAGCGTCTCTTGCTGTGCGTCTCGCGCTTGGGCAAAGAAAAGAATATCGAAGTGCTCCTGGCGGCGCTCGCAGGAGCGGACCCGTCGTTGCGGCTCGCCATCGCCGGAGAAGGCCCGGATCGTGAACGCCTGGAGGCGCTCGCCTCCGAATTGAACGTGATGGGACGAACCCGATTCTTGGGAGCTCAGCCGCGCGAACGTTTGCCCGACCTGTACGCTTCGTGCGATGCCTTCTGTATGCCGAGCACGAGTGAAACGCAGGGCTTAGTCCTGGTTGAAGCGCTGGCGGCCGGAGCGTTGCCGATCGCGGCCGACGTCCCGCAGAGTCGCGACGTCTTGGCCGGCGAGGGAACCTATGCGAAGCCCACCGCCGACGGCTTCTCCCGCGCGTTCGAGGGGGTCGAACTCGACCCGGGCGCTTCCGCTCGCCGGCGCGCCAACGGCAACGCCGATCGCTTCGGCATCGATCGCCATGTGGATCGGATGCTCGAGCTGTATCGCGACCTCATGGTGTGCGATCGAATCGCTTGA